A genomic window from Arthrobacter sp. FW305-BF8 includes:
- a CDS encoding Mur ligase family protein, producing MFSLSVPLGKFVRRVSRLRGGGSAFPGLVVEKIDPGFMQRTLSTLPHGVAVVSGTNGKTTTTKMVVELLESQGLKVFTNRTGSNFTRGVAAALIGDVDWRGRLDADVAVLELDEAHAVHFVNRVPPRYSLLLNVLRDQLDRFGEIDKTAQLLQHIASKTTGTVVLNREDPRVARIAGTLQGPEVLYFGLDDSLLGTFPSDDELRAGPGSPVPAVPPRPQADVVLRRVGADDADFEYDGVTVTTGMKLRGVYNIFNAAAALVLARSICGSGAATADHGTLLKALSEVAPAFGRGESLTVDGLPLDLVLVKNPSGFRLGLKSFPSGGYATMIAINDNYADGRDMSWLWDVDFDSLRAEGVDQVSGSRAYDMALRLQYDEVQIGSVDTDIPAALADFIRKGKGKPKRVFCTYTAMLAIRRELSKITTVEVVS from the coding sequence ATGTTTTCCCTCAGCGTTCCGCTCGGCAAATTCGTTCGCCGGGTCTCCCGGCTCAGGGGCGGAGGCTCTGCATTCCCCGGCCTGGTCGTCGAAAAAATCGATCCCGGTTTCATGCAGCGGACCCTGTCCACCCTTCCCCACGGCGTGGCCGTAGTAAGCGGCACCAACGGCAAGACCACCACCACCAAGATGGTGGTGGAGCTGCTGGAAAGCCAGGGCCTGAAGGTGTTCACCAACCGCACGGGCAGCAATTTCACCCGGGGCGTGGCGGCGGCCCTGATCGGCGACGTCGACTGGCGCGGACGGCTCGACGCCGATGTTGCCGTGCTGGAGCTGGACGAGGCCCACGCCGTGCACTTCGTCAACCGCGTCCCGCCGCGCTACAGCCTTCTGCTGAACGTGCTCCGCGACCAGCTGGACCGCTTCGGTGAGATTGACAAGACAGCCCAGCTCCTCCAGCACATCGCCTCCAAGACAACGGGGACTGTGGTGCTGAACCGCGAGGATCCGCGGGTGGCCCGGATCGCCGGTACGCTGCAGGGCCCCGAGGTCCTCTACTTCGGCCTGGACGACTCGCTGCTGGGCACCTTCCCCAGCGACGATGAACTTCGCGCCGGGCCGGGCAGCCCCGTACCTGCGGTACCGCCAAGGCCCCAGGCCGACGTCGTTCTCCGCCGCGTGGGTGCCGATGACGCAGACTTTGAGTACGACGGCGTCACGGTCACCACCGGGATGAAGCTCCGCGGCGTCTACAACATCTTTAACGCCGCGGCTGCGCTGGTCCTGGCCCGCAGCATCTGCGGCAGCGGTGCCGCCACGGCGGACCACGGCACCCTGCTGAAGGCTCTGTCCGAGGTCGCCCCGGCCTTTGGACGCGGCGAAAGCCTCACGGTGGACGGGCTCCCGCTGGATCTGGTCCTGGTCAAGAACCCGAGCGGCTTCAGGCTGGGCCTCAAGTCGTTCCCCTCGGGCGGTTACGCCACCATGATCGCGATCAACGACAACTACGCTGACGGCCGCGACATGTCCTGGCTGTGGGACGTCGATTTCGACTCGCTGCGGGCGGAAGGCGTGGACCAGGTCAGCGGCTCCCGGGCGTACGACATGGCCCTGCGCCTGCAGTACGACGAAGTGCAGATCGGGTCGGTGGACACCGACATCCCGGCCGCACTGGCCGACTTCATCCGCAAGGGCAAAGGCAAGCCGAAGCGCGTCTTCTGCACCTACACCGCAATGCTCGCCATCCGCCGTGAGCTGTCCAAAATCACCACAGTGGAGGTGGTCTCTTGA
- the ruvC gene encoding crossover junction endodeoxyribonuclease RuvC: MTLRVLGIDPGLTRCGIGVVDVEKNRRATMVAVGVVGTSPGETLDQRLLVIALAIDDWLDRYEPHVLAVERVFSQLNVSTVMGVAQASGVVIAAAARRGIPVALHTPSEVKAAVTGSGSSNKEAVTKLVTKILRLDAPPRPADAADALALAITHAWRAGSGASVATTGPGSQSLTPAQRAWAEAEAKARRAR; encoded by the coding sequence GTGACGCTGCGCGTACTGGGCATCGACCCCGGGCTGACCCGCTGCGGCATCGGCGTGGTGGACGTCGAAAAGAACCGCCGGGCCACCATGGTGGCCGTCGGTGTGGTGGGGACGTCCCCCGGGGAAACACTCGACCAACGGTTGCTGGTGATCGCCTTGGCCATTGACGACTGGCTCGACCGTTACGAGCCACACGTGCTGGCGGTGGAGCGTGTTTTCTCGCAGCTCAACGTCAGCACGGTCATGGGCGTGGCCCAGGCCTCCGGTGTCGTCATCGCCGCCGCGGCCCGGCGCGGCATCCCCGTGGCTTTGCACACTCCGTCGGAGGTCAAGGCGGCGGTGACCGGGAGCGGATCCTCGAACAAGGAGGCCGTGACCAAGCTGGTCACCAAGATTCTCCGGCTCGATGCTCCGCCGCGTCCCGCGGACGCGGCCGACGCCCTGGCCCTCGCCATTACGCACGCATGGCGGGCGGGCAGCGGCGCCAGCGTAGCCACCACCGGCCCCGGCAGCCAGTCGTTGACGCCCGCCCAGCGCGCCTGGGCCGAGGCGGAGGCCAAGGCGCGCCGTGCACGCTGA
- a CDS encoding type 1 glutamine amidotransferase has protein sequence MNIYGDWGNALVLQQRLKWHGYTPELLEYNVGDEFPEGVDIILGGGGQDSGQLVIQDDLQSRASLLKGMAEDGTPMLLICGLYQLFGRFFKTRSGPVIPGIGVLDVETHGTDERLIGNVKVTTAEFGEVLGYENHSGQTTLGPGVAPLGTVAKGTGNNSSDGQEGARYRNIVASYLHGSLLPKNPAIADFLIRTAVERRYGTFTPGEADDRYAVLAREHAVRRPR, from the coding sequence ATGAACATCTACGGCGACTGGGGCAATGCCCTGGTGCTGCAGCAGCGCCTGAAGTGGCACGGCTACACCCCGGAGCTGCTGGAGTACAACGTGGGCGACGAGTTCCCGGAGGGCGTGGACATCATCCTTGGCGGCGGCGGGCAGGACAGCGGCCAGCTCGTCATCCAGGACGACCTCCAGTCACGGGCCAGCCTCCTGAAGGGAATGGCCGAGGACGGCACGCCCATGCTGCTCATTTGCGGGCTGTACCAGCTGTTCGGCCGCTTCTTCAAGACCCGCTCAGGCCCGGTCATTCCCGGCATCGGCGTTCTGGACGTGGAGACCCACGGCACGGATGAGCGGCTGATCGGCAACGTCAAGGTCACCACCGCGGAGTTCGGCGAGGTCCTGGGCTACGAGAACCACAGCGGCCAGACCACCCTTGGGCCCGGCGTCGCACCGCTGGGGACGGTGGCGAAGGGCACGGGGAACAACAGCAGCGACGGCCAGGAGGGCGCCCGGTACCGCAACATCGTGGCCAGCTACCTGCACGGTTCCCTGCTGCCCAAGAATCCGGCCATCGCCGACTTCCTGATCCGTACCGCCGTCGAACGCAGGTATGGAACCTTCACTCCCGGCGAAGCGGATGACCGCTACGCCGTCCTGGCCCGCGAACACGCGGTCCGCCGGCCGCGCTAG
- the yajC gene encoding preprotein translocase subunit YajC: MTILLFVMLGVFIFMMFRRNKKTQQQQAKLQSEFAPGVEVMTSFGLFGRIVSLDDAENKVVLELSPGNLATVHRQAVTKIVEPAAETHAVPDDASALTAEDSLTPEAKAGTADETPDETLKRLNDEGKKDI, from the coding sequence ATGACAATTCTGCTGTTCGTCATGCTCGGCGTATTCATCTTCATGATGTTCCGCCGCAACAAGAAGACCCAGCAGCAGCAAGCCAAGCTGCAGTCGGAGTTCGCTCCGGGCGTCGAGGTGATGACCAGCTTCGGGCTGTTTGGCCGCATCGTGTCGCTTGATGACGCGGAGAACAAGGTCGTCCTGGAACTGTCGCCCGGCAACCTGGCCACCGTCCACCGCCAGGCCGTGACCAAGATCGTGGAACCCGCCGCCGAAACGCACGCAGTTCCCGATGACGCATCCGCCCTGACCGCCGAGGACTCGCTGACCCCTGAAGCCAAGGCTGGCACGGCCGACGAAACCCCGGACGAAACCCTCAAGCGCCTCAACGACGAGGGCAAGAAGGACATCTAG
- the secD gene encoding protein translocase subunit SecD, which yields MARTGRNKPSLRVLVWLGVILAAMTAVLAGGTMSGVASWSPKLALDLEGGTQMILAPKVEGGSDINEEQLNQAVAIIRQRVDGSGVAEAEISTQSGRNVVVSLPGTPSSQTRALIQASADMNFRPVLVTGAGAVVPADQRTPAAELPKPTAKPTNASDSNWITADIQKQFEALDCDNPAQDKQERSDPAKPLVTCEPATDQTPAIKYILGPVEVKGVEIQGSTFQLQQGAQGAVTNEWAVNIQFNAEGTSKFKTVTERLNQFYVAAGGETGSDPKSQFAIVLDDQVISAPRSQAVITDGRPQITGGFTEQSAKALSDQLRFGALPISFDIQSEQQISATLGGEQLRMGLLAGLIGLLLVVVYSLFQYRALGFVTIASLVVAGALTYLAIAILGWTENYRLSLAGVAGIIVSIGQTADSFIVYFERIRDELREGRGLVSAVENGWKRAKRTVLASKAVNLLAALVLYFVAVGNVRGFAFTLGLTAIADLIVVFMFTHPTLQQLARTRFFGEGHKFSGLDPERLGAVPLYRGAGRLRSPEDKPSVVRAKNTGAAAEAERRMTIAERRRAEQQEQLAGSSKGPAKEGK from the coding sequence ATGGCACGAACTGGCCGCAATAAACCATCCCTTCGGGTGCTGGTCTGGCTTGGCGTAATCCTGGCTGCCATGACGGCCGTCCTTGCGGGCGGCACTATGTCAGGGGTTGCCAGCTGGAGCCCGAAACTTGCCCTGGACCTGGAGGGCGGCACCCAGATGATCCTGGCACCCAAGGTTGAGGGTGGCTCGGACATTAACGAGGAGCAGCTCAACCAGGCGGTGGCCATCATCCGTCAGCGTGTTGACGGCTCGGGTGTTGCCGAGGCTGAGATCAGCACGCAGTCCGGCCGCAATGTGGTGGTGAGCCTGCCCGGCACTCCGTCCTCGCAGACCCGCGCCCTCATCCAGGCCTCAGCGGACATGAACTTCCGCCCCGTCCTCGTCACTGGCGCGGGGGCCGTGGTTCCGGCCGACCAGCGGACACCTGCCGCGGAGCTGCCGAAACCGACGGCGAAGCCGACGAACGCCAGCGATTCGAACTGGATCACCGCCGACATCCAGAAGCAGTTCGAAGCCCTCGACTGTGACAATCCGGCCCAGGACAAGCAGGAACGCTCAGACCCGGCCAAGCCGCTGGTCACCTGTGAGCCTGCCACGGACCAGACACCTGCTATCAAGTACATCCTGGGTCCCGTCGAGGTCAAGGGTGTGGAGATCCAGGGCTCGACGTTCCAACTCCAGCAGGGCGCCCAGGGCGCCGTCACCAACGAATGGGCTGTGAACATCCAGTTCAACGCCGAGGGTACGTCCAAGTTCAAGACGGTCACCGAGCGCCTTAACCAGTTCTACGTTGCCGCGGGCGGTGAGACCGGCAGCGATCCCAAGTCGCAGTTCGCCATCGTCCTGGATGACCAGGTCATATCGGCCCCGCGGTCCCAGGCCGTGATCACCGATGGTCGCCCGCAGATCACCGGTGGGTTTACCGAGCAGTCCGCCAAGGCACTGTCCGACCAGCTCCGGTTCGGTGCCCTGCCCATCAGCTTCGACATCCAAAGCGAGCAGCAGATCTCCGCCACCCTCGGCGGTGAGCAGCTCCGGATGGGCCTCCTTGCTGGCCTGATCGGTTTGCTGCTGGTGGTTGTCTACTCGCTGTTCCAGTACCGTGCGCTGGGCTTCGTCACCATCGCGTCGCTGGTGGTGGCGGGTGCGCTCACGTACCTCGCCATTGCCATCCTTGGCTGGACCGAGAATTACCGGCTCTCCCTCGCCGGTGTGGCCGGCATCATCGTGTCTATCGGCCAGACCGCGGACTCATTCATCGTCTACTTCGAACGCATCCGTGATGAGCTCCGCGAAGGCCGCGGCCTGGTGTCGGCTGTGGAGAACGGCTGGAAGCGGGCCAAGCGGACCGTCCTGGCATCCAAGGCGGTCAACCTCCTGGCCGCGCTGGTGCTGTATTTCGTGGCCGTCGGCAACGTGCGGGGCTTTGCCTTTACCCTCGGCCTGACCGCCATCGCCGACCTCATCGTCGTGTTCATGTTCACTCATCCGACGCTCCAGCAGCTGGCCAGGACCCGGTTCTTTGGCGAGGGCCACAAGTTCTCCGGTCTTGACCCCGAGCGCCTCGGCGCGGTGCCGCTCTACCGGGGCGCCGGCAGGCTCCGCAGCCCCGAGGACAAGCCGTCAGTGGTGCGCGCCAAGAACACCGGTGCCGCGGCCGAGGCTGAGCGCCGGATGACCATCGCTGAACGCCGCCGCGCGGAGCAGCAGGAGCAGCTCGCCGGTTCCTCCAAGGGCCCGGCCAAGGAGGGCAAGTAA
- a CDS encoding YebC/PmpR family DNA-binding transcriptional regulator, translating to MSGHSKWATTKHKKAILDSRRAKSFAKLIKNIEVAARMGGPDLSGNPGLELAVTKAKKTSVPADNIDRAIKRGAGLTGEVVDYTEIMYECRGPQGSALLIECLTDNKNRAASEVRLAISRNGGTIADPGSVSYLFSRKGVVTLPKNGLSEDDVLMAVLDAGAEEVKDNGETFEIHSDPKDLQAIRDALKDAGIDYDTDEAEFVPSMEVPLDLDAAKKFMKLVDALEDLDDVQNVYSNADLSDEVQAALEAE from the coding sequence ATGTCAGGCCACTCCAAATGGGCAACGACCAAGCACAAGAAGGCCATCCTTGATAGCCGCCGGGCAAAGTCGTTCGCCAAGCTGATCAAGAACATCGAAGTTGCCGCCCGCATGGGCGGCCCGGACCTTTCCGGCAACCCCGGCCTTGAACTGGCCGTCACCAAGGCGAAAAAGACGTCGGTTCCCGCCGACAACATCGACCGTGCCATCAAGCGCGGCGCCGGCCTCACCGGCGAGGTCGTGGACTATACCGAGATCATGTACGAATGCCGTGGCCCGCAGGGTTCTGCGCTCCTGATCGAGTGCCTCACGGACAACAAGAACCGCGCGGCCTCCGAGGTGCGGCTGGCCATCTCCCGCAACGGCGGCACCATCGCCGACCCCGGTTCGGTCAGCTACCTGTTCTCCCGCAAGGGCGTTGTCACCCTGCCTAAGAACGGCCTCAGCGAGGACGACGTCCTGATGGCGGTGCTCGACGCCGGCGCCGAGGAAGTCAAGGACAACGGCGAGACCTTCGAAATCCATTCGGACCCGAAGGACCTGCAGGCCATCCGCGACGCGCTGAAGGACGCCGGGATCGACTACGACACCGACGAGGCCGAGTTTGTGCCCTCCATGGAGGTGCCGCTGGACCTTGACGCCGCGAAGAAGTTCATGAAGCTCGTTGACGCCCTCGAGGACCTCGACGACGTCCAGAACGTCTACAGCAACGCTGACCTCAGCGACGAAGTTCAGGCAGCCCTGGAAGCCGAGTGA
- the ruvB gene encoding Holliday junction branch migration DNA helicase RuvB translates to MAEPSLVAGGEEPEERAIEAALRPKNLDDFVGQHRVRKQLSLVLQASRMRGRSADHVLFSGPPGLGKTTLAMIVASEMNAPLRISSGPAIQHAGDLAAILSSLSEGEVLFLDEIHRMSRPAEEMLYMAMEDFRVDIVVGKGAGATAIPLELPPFTLVGATTRAGLLPGPLRDRFGFTGHLEFYSVEELELVLRRSAGLLDLKVNSAGFTEIAGRSRGTPRIANRLLRRVRDWALVHGIEQIDARSASAALDMYEVDKRGLDRLDRSVLEALITKFGGGPVGLSTLAIAVGEEPETVETVAEPYLVREGLLGRTPRGRIAMAPAWTHLGLAVPAGVFGQETLDLFAAGPGDEESSSEWVSSTQ, encoded by the coding sequence GTGGCTGAGCCGTCCCTGGTCGCCGGGGGAGAAGAGCCGGAGGAGCGGGCCATCGAGGCGGCGCTCCGGCCCAAAAACCTCGACGACTTCGTGGGCCAGCACAGGGTCCGCAAACAGCTTTCCCTCGTGTTGCAGGCATCCCGGATGCGCGGGCGCAGCGCGGACCATGTGCTCTTTTCCGGTCCTCCCGGCCTCGGCAAGACCACGCTCGCAATGATTGTCGCCTCCGAAATGAACGCCCCGCTGCGCATCAGCAGCGGCCCGGCCATCCAGCACGCGGGCGACCTCGCCGCCATCCTTTCCTCACTGTCGGAGGGCGAGGTCCTTTTCCTCGACGAAATCCACCGGATGTCCCGTCCGGCCGAGGAAATGCTCTACATGGCCATGGAAGACTTCCGGGTAGACATCGTGGTGGGCAAGGGAGCCGGTGCCACGGCCATTCCGCTGGAGTTGCCGCCCTTCACGCTGGTGGGTGCCACCACACGCGCCGGACTTCTTCCGGGTCCGCTCCGGGACCGGTTCGGGTTCACCGGCCACCTGGAGTTCTATTCGGTGGAGGAGCTGGAGCTGGTGCTGCGCAGGTCCGCCGGCCTCCTCGACCTGAAGGTGAACTCGGCCGGATTCACTGAGATCGCGGGACGGTCGCGCGGCACGCCCCGCATCGCCAACCGGCTGCTTCGGCGCGTCCGGGACTGGGCGCTGGTCCACGGGATCGAACAGATTGACGCCCGGTCCGCCTCTGCGGCACTGGACATGTATGAAGTGGATAAGCGCGGGCTGGATCGGCTGGACCGGTCAGTGCTGGAAGCGCTGATCACCAAATTCGGCGGCGGCCCGGTGGGCCTGTCCACCCTGGCCATCGCCGTGGGGGAGGAGCCGGAGACCGTGGAGACGGTAGCCGAACCATACCTGGTCCGGGAAGGGCTGCTGGGCAGGACGCCGAGGGGCCGCATCGCCATGGCTCCGGCCTGGACGCACCTTGGGCTGGCAGTACCGGCAGGGGTCTTCGGGCAGGAAACCCTGGACCTTTTCGCGGCCGGCCCGGGCGATGAAGAATCGTCGTCTGAATGGGTTTCCAGCACGCAATAG
- the ruvA gene encoding Holliday junction branch migration protein RuvA, producing the protein MISFLRGTVAHVGLSTAVIDLNGAGMSVYATPQTLSKLRTGEEGKLFTSLIVREDSLTLFGFASDDEREVFDVLLSVSGVGPRLALAVLAVHDPEAIRVAAHTGDSKTFTKVPGIGPKVGGRIVLELAGKLVPHGTATPAGAPAASSEGVWKPQVVAAMTSLGWSEKDATGSIDKALADAPELAGEGNVAEILRTTLRWLGQDGARAGNRVGSRG; encoded by the coding sequence TTGATTAGTTTTCTCCGCGGAACCGTGGCGCACGTCGGACTGTCCACCGCCGTCATTGACCTCAACGGCGCGGGCATGAGCGTCTACGCGACGCCTCAGACGCTCAGCAAGCTGCGGACCGGCGAGGAAGGGAAGCTTTTCACGTCCCTGATCGTCCGGGAGGATTCCCTGACCCTGTTCGGCTTCGCGAGCGACGACGAACGGGAAGTTTTCGACGTTCTGCTCAGTGTCAGCGGAGTAGGTCCGCGGCTCGCCCTCGCGGTCCTCGCCGTGCACGATCCCGAGGCCATCCGTGTGGCCGCACACACCGGGGACAGCAAGACGTTCACCAAGGTCCCGGGCATCGGCCCGAAGGTTGGCGGACGCATCGTTCTTGAACTGGCCGGGAAACTGGTTCCGCACGGCACGGCGACGCCTGCAGGGGCGCCGGCTGCGTCATCGGAGGGCGTCTGGAAGCCGCAGGTCGTCGCTGCCATGACCAGCCTGGGGTGGTCCGAAAAGGACGCCACGGGCAGCATCGACAAGGCCCTCGCAGACGCGCCGGAACTTGCCGGCGAAGGCAACGTCGCCGAGATCCTGCGCACCACGCTGCGCTGGCTCGGCCAGGACGGAGCCCGGGCGGGCAACAGGGTAGGCAGCCGTGGCTGA
- the pdxT gene encoding pyridoxal 5'-phosphate synthase glutaminase subunit PdxT, translating into MTNSLSSALPRPAGMPEKPGSGLRIGVLALQGDFREHLRAVETAGATGVGVRRPAELDGLDGLIIPGGESTAIDKLARAFDLAEPLRQRIAEGLPVYGSCAGMILLAHDIADPAADLAGNPQQTFGGLDITVRRNAFGRQRESFETDLDFKGLEFSATEHGVAPVHAVFIRGPWVERVGPGVEVLAQVEPADQEHASHAADLQGTARIVAVRSGQLLATSFHPEVTGEKRVHELFIRMIRGEA; encoded by the coding sequence ATGACCAATTCCCTTTCCAGCGCCCTTCCGCGCCCGGCCGGCATGCCCGAAAAGCCGGGATCTGGCTTGCGCATCGGCGTCCTGGCGCTGCAGGGCGACTTCCGTGAGCACCTACGGGCGGTCGAGACCGCCGGCGCCACCGGCGTCGGTGTCCGCCGCCCCGCGGAACTCGACGGGCTCGACGGACTCATCATCCCCGGCGGCGAGTCGACGGCCATCGACAAGCTGGCCCGCGCCTTCGACCTCGCCGAGCCGCTGCGCCAGCGGATCGCCGAGGGCCTCCCGGTGTACGGCTCCTGCGCGGGCATGATCCTGCTGGCGCACGACATCGCCGACCCCGCCGCAGACCTGGCCGGAAACCCCCAGCAGACGTTCGGCGGCCTGGACATCACGGTGCGCCGCAACGCATTTGGCCGGCAGCGCGAGTCCTTCGAGACCGACCTCGACTTCAAGGGCCTGGAGTTCAGCGCCACCGAGCACGGCGTAGCTCCGGTTCACGCGGTGTTCATCCGCGGGCCCTGGGTGGAGCGCGTGGGCCCCGGCGTTGAAGTTCTGGCGCAGGTGGAGCCGGCCGACCAGGAGCACGCTTCCCACGCGGCCGATCTGCAGGGGACGGCTAGAATTGTTGCAGTGCGTTCAGGCCAGCTGCTGGCCACCTCCTTCCATCCGGAAGTGACAGGCGAGAAGCGCGTGCATGAACTTTTTATTCGCATGATCAGAGGAGAAGCGTAA
- a CDS encoding CapA family protein: MGNKTVSGRAFQAAAAALLMAGLASCGVAAEQARPQPGNKSGSASGSQPASAAGQPSSPAAQSSAVSTAAATPTADPTPSAAPTPTPGAGPACASVRCTSVLLTGDMLVHTQLWQQAHEDAVAGGVKGLDFGPLLEGQRRYIEQSDLAICHQETPVALPGGPFSAYPSFNVPPQIAAAAKSVGYRACTTASNHTIDQGTEGLARTLDVLDTAGLEHTGSYRTQAESQGILILQTDAARIAVIEGTYGLNGQVPEQPWQVDMLDAPTMIAKAKEARKLGADIVLGAMHAGDEYASAPNAQQLDVAHALADSGQFTMIYGHHTHSVLPVEKYKGTWIAYGLGNGVTELSPTYVVNNEGLLLRAQFSQDSAGKWTASDVAWAPSVIVSAPYRWCSVAADAPQGVCASPAADADTRLRTKQVVESMGAAQAGARELLVTKER, encoded by the coding sequence ATGGGGAACAAGACCGTATCTGGCCGTGCGTTTCAAGCGGCCGCTGCTGCACTGCTGATGGCGGGGCTGGCGTCCTGCGGCGTGGCCGCTGAGCAGGCCCGGCCGCAGCCGGGTAACAAGTCCGGCAGTGCGTCCGGCAGCCAGCCTGCCAGTGCGGCCGGCCAGCCTTCGAGCCCGGCAGCGCAGTCCAGCGCCGTCAGCACTGCCGCTGCAACGCCGACGGCGGACCCCACCCCGAGCGCAGCACCCACCCCAACCCCGGGTGCCGGTCCCGCGTGCGCATCGGTGCGCTGCACGTCCGTCCTGCTCACCGGTGACATGCTGGTGCACACCCAGCTGTGGCAACAGGCCCACGAAGATGCCGTCGCCGGCGGGGTCAAGGGACTGGACTTCGGCCCGCTGCTGGAAGGGCAGCGGCGCTATATCGAACAGAGCGACCTCGCCATCTGCCACCAGGAAACGCCGGTGGCGCTGCCCGGGGGTCCCTTCTCCGCGTACCCTTCCTTCAACGTTCCGCCACAGATTGCCGCTGCCGCCAAGTCGGTCGGCTACCGCGCCTGCACCACGGCCAGCAACCACACCATCGACCAGGGCACCGAGGGCCTCGCCAGGACCCTCGATGTGCTGGACACAGCCGGGCTGGAGCATACCGGCTCCTACCGGACGCAGGCCGAGTCCCAAGGCATCCTCATCCTGCAGACCGACGCCGCCCGCATTGCCGTCATTGAGGGCACCTACGGACTCAACGGGCAGGTCCCGGAACAGCCGTGGCAGGTGGACATGCTCGACGCCCCCACCATGATCGCCAAGGCCAAGGAGGCGAGGAAGCTGGGCGCGGACATCGTCCTGGGCGCCATGCACGCGGGGGACGAGTACGCAAGTGCCCCAAACGCCCAGCAGCTGGACGTGGCGCACGCGCTGGCGGACAGCGGCCAGTTCACGATGATCTACGGGCACCACACGCACTCGGTGCTGCCCGTCGAAAAGTACAAGGGAACCTGGATCGCCTACGGCCTGGGCAACGGTGTGACAGAACTGTCCCCGACGTACGTTGTCAACAACGAGGGCCTGCTGCTCCGGGCACAGTTCAGCCAGGACAGTGCCGGCAAGTGGACCGCATCCGACGTCGCCTGGGCACCGTCAGTTATCGTCAGCGCCCCCTACCGCTGGTGCTCTGTGGCCGCTGACGCCCCGCAGGGTGTCTGCGCCAGTCCCGCGGCGGACGCCGACACCCGGCTGCGGACCAAACAGGTGGTGGAGTCCATGGGCGCGGCGCAGGCCGGAGCCCGCGAGCTGCTGGTCACCAAGGAACGCTGA